The following proteins come from a genomic window of Nostoc sp. TCL26-01:
- a CDS encoding phosphate ABC transporter ATP-binding protein codes for MNKLIPAIRVKNLSFYYDTQKILEGVSVDIYQSKVTAIIGPSGCGKSTFIKCLNRMSELEAQVLVEGRVEFFNQNIYERRVNLNRLRRQVSIVHPKPNLFPMSVYDNVAYGVKIVGWRPKVEIDDIVESALKNADLWDEVKNKLHKSALDLSGGQQQRLCIARALAVKPKVLLMDEPCFGLDPIASMKVESLIQSLRLRSELTIAIVSHNLPQVARISDFTAFLCPNENKIGQLVEFGTTKKIFHNPLDVRTRDYVLARLG; via the coding sequence ATGAATAAATTAATTCCAGCCATCAGAGTCAAAAATCTTAGCTTTTATTATGACACTCAAAAAATTTTGGAAGGAGTGTCTGTAGATATCTATCAAAGCAAAGTAACTGCCATTATTGGCCCTAGTGGTTGTGGAAAATCTACTTTTATCAAGTGTCTCAATCGCATGAGTGAATTAGAGGCACAGGTGTTAGTTGAAGGGAGAGTGGAATTCTTTAATCAGAATATTTATGAGCGTCGGGTGAATTTGAATCGACTACGCCGACAAGTGAGCATCGTTCATCCCAAACCCAATCTTTTTCCCATGAGCGTTTATGATAATGTTGCCTATGGAGTAAAAATTGTCGGTTGGCGACCCAAGGTAGAAATAGATGATATTGTTGAATCTGCACTCAAAAATGCTGACCTTTGGGATGAAGTAAAAAATAAATTACATAAATCAGCGCTAGACCTGTCTGGTGGACAACAGCAACGACTTTGTATTGCTCGTGCTTTGGCAGTTAAACCCAAGGTTCTGCTGATGGATGAGCCTTGTTTTGGTCTTGATCCTATCGCTAGTATGAAAGTGGAGAGCTTAATTCAGAGTTTGCGTCTTCGTTCTGAGTTAACCATCGCTATTGTCAGCCATAATTTACCCCAAGTTGCCCGTATATCGGACTTCACAGCCTTCTTGTGTCCCAACGAAAATAAAATTGGGCAATTAGTCGAATTTGGCACTACTAAGAAAATTTTCCATAATCCTCTGGATGTTCGGACTCGTGATTATGTCTTAGCTCGTCTAGGATAA
- a CDS encoding UbiD family decarboxylase, whose translation MARDLRGFIKILEEKGQLRRISALVDPDLEIAEISNRMLQKGGPGLLFENVKGASFPVAVNLMGTVERICWAMNMQHPQELETLGKKLSMLQQPKPPKKISQAIDFGKVLFDVVKAKPGRDFFPACQQVVLQGDDLDLTKLPLIRPYPGDAGRIITLGLVITKDCETGTPNVGVYRLQLQSKNTMTVHWLSVRGGARHLRKAAEQGKKLEVAIALGVDPLIIMAAATPIPVDLSEWLFAGLYGGSGVQLAKCKTVDLEVPADSEFVLEGTITPGEVLPDGPFGDHMGYYGGVEDSPLIRFQCMTHRKDPIYLTTFSGRPPKEEAMMAIALNRIYTPILRQQVSEIVDFFLPMEALSYKAAIISIDKAYPGQARRAALAFWSALPQFTYTKFVIVVDKDINIRDPRQVVWAISSKVDPTRDVFILPNTPFDTLDFASEKIGLGGRMGIDATTKIPPEIDHEWGAPLESDQDIAAMVERRWAEYGLADLQLGEVDPNLFGYDMK comes from the coding sequence ATGGCCAGAGACTTACGGGGATTCATTAAAATTTTAGAAGAAAAGGGACAATTACGGCGAATTTCTGCCTTAGTTGACCCAGATTTAGAAATTGCCGAGATTTCTAACCGGATGCTGCAAAAAGGCGGGCCGGGCTTATTGTTTGAAAACGTCAAAGGGGCATCCTTTCCCGTCGCGGTGAACTTGATGGGAACCGTGGAGAGAATCTGCTGGGCGATGAATATGCAGCACCCTCAAGAATTAGAAACCTTGGGGAAAAAGCTGAGTATGCTACAACAACCAAAACCCCCCAAGAAAATTTCTCAAGCCATAGATTTTGGTAAAGTGCTGTTTGATGTAGTCAAAGCCAAACCAGGGCGAGACTTTTTTCCAGCTTGTCAGCAAGTAGTACTTCAGGGTGATGATTTAGATTTAACCAAATTGCCCTTGATTCGTCCTTATCCTGGTGATGCAGGCAGAATTATCACACTGGGGCTAGTCATTACCAAAGATTGTGAGACGGGTACGCCGAATGTGGGTGTGTATCGCTTGCAATTGCAATCGAAAAATACCATGACAGTCCACTGGTTATCAGTGCGGGGTGGGGCGAGACATTTACGCAAAGCAGCCGAACAGGGTAAAAAATTAGAAGTAGCGATCGCTCTTGGTGTTGATCCTTTAATTATCATGGCAGCAGCTACACCCATTCCTGTAGATTTATCAGAGTGGTTGTTTGCTGGCTTGTATGGTGGTTCTGGTGTGCAGTTGGCGAAGTGTAAAACTGTAGATTTAGAAGTTCCTGCCGATTCTGAGTTTGTGTTGGAAGGGACAATCACACCAGGAGAAGTTTTACCAGATGGCCCCTTTGGTGATCACATGGGTTATTACGGCGGCGTAGAAGATTCACCGCTAATTCGCTTCCAGTGTATGACACACCGCAAAGACCCAATTTATTTGACCACATTTAGCGGTCGTCCACCCAAAGAAGAAGCCATGATGGCGATCGCACTCAACCGCATTTACACACCGATTTTACGTCAACAAGTCTCAGAAATTGTGGATTTCTTCCTGCCAATGGAAGCTTTGAGTTACAAAGCCGCAATTATTTCCATTGATAAAGCCTATCCTGGACAAGCACGCCGAGCAGCCTTAGCGTTTTGGAGTGCCTTACCCCAATTTACTTACACCAAGTTTGTCATCGTCGTTGATAAAGACATTAACATTCGTGACCCCCGTCAAGTAGTCTGGGCAATTAGTTCTAAAGTTGACCCCACCAGAGATGTATTTATTTTGCCGAATACACCCTTTGACACCTTAGATTTTGCCAGTGAGAAAATTGGCTTAGGTGGAAGAATGGGGATTGATGCAACTACCAAAATTCCCCCAGAAATAGACCATGAATGGGGTGCGCCTTTAGAATCTGATCAAGATATAGCCGCAATGGTAGAAAGACGATGGGCCGAATACGGTTTAGCAGATTTGCAATTAGGTGAAGTTGACCCCAATTTGTTTGGTTACGATATGAAATAG
- the pstC gene encoding phosphate ABC transporter permease subunit PstC: MTNISPPNNEHLELTGTDGTNFLLNQIFTWLVYVFAAIAVGVLFVMSWIIFQEAKPAIVKFGVGFLWTQDWDTGNQIFGALPYIYGTLVSSIIAIFLAVPVGIAIALVTSENFLPPSVRTTIAFVVELIAAIPSVIIGLWGIFIFIPVLEPLQKWLATNFRWIPLFNSEFPVGTNMLTAAIILAIMILPTMAAITRDVLLAIPKELRSASMALGSTRWETIFRVLLPAGFSGIVSAAMLALGRALGETMAVTMVIGNSTQISLSLLDPAYTIPSVLANEFAEAEPGLHIGALSYLGLVLFGLTLLVNIAARVLVQWVGRKNK; this comes from the coding sequence ATGACTAACATATCACCACCAAATAATGAACACCTGGAATTAACAGGAACTGATGGGACAAACTTTTTATTAAATCAAATATTCACATGGCTGGTGTATGTTTTTGCAGCGATCGCTGTGGGTGTATTGTTTGTGATGAGTTGGATCATTTTCCAGGAAGCCAAACCAGCTATTGTTAAATTTGGCGTGGGTTTTTTGTGGACTCAAGACTGGGATACAGGTAATCAGATATTTGGTGCATTGCCTTATATTTATGGGACTTTAGTCAGCAGTATCATTGCTATATTTTTAGCTGTGCCAGTAGGAATAGCCATTGCCTTAGTCACCAGTGAAAACTTCTTACCCCCATCTGTAAGGACAACGATCGCCTTTGTTGTGGAGTTAATTGCTGCTATTCCGAGTGTGATTATTGGTTTGTGGGGAATTTTTATTTTTATTCCGGTTTTAGAACCTTTACAAAAATGGTTAGCAACTAATTTTAGATGGATTCCCTTATTTAATTCCGAATTTCCCGTCGGCACAAATATGCTCACGGCGGCAATTATTCTGGCCATTATGATTTTGCCGACAATGGCAGCAATTACCCGTGATGTTTTATTAGCCATACCCAAAGAGTTACGCAGTGCATCTATGGCTTTGGGAAGTACTCGTTGGGAAACAATTTTCCGCGTATTATTACCTGCGGGATTTTCCGGAATTGTCAGTGCTGCCATGCTAGCTTTAGGGCGAGCTTTGGGAGAAACAATGGCTGTAACTATGGTAATTGGTAACTCAACTCAAATTAGTCTTTCCCTTCTTGATCCAGCTTATACAATTCCTTCTGTATTAGCCAATGAATTTGCCGAAGCTGAACCAGGATTACATATTGGAGCTTTAAGTTATCTGGGGTTAGTATTATTTGGTTTGACTTTATTAGTGAATATAGCTGCTAGGGTATTAGTGCAGTGGGTTGGGAGAAAAAACAAATAG
- the pstB gene encoding phosphate ABC transporter ATP-binding protein PstB, whose translation MNQLTPAIKVKNLSFYYNTSKAIEGISLDVYQNHVTAIIGPSGCGKSTFIKTLNRISELEGPVKVEGKVEFYGQNIYDPRVNINKLRRQIGMVFQRPNPFPMSIYENVAYGVRISARLPQADLDEVVESALKGAALWNEVKDKLNKSALGLSGGQQQRLCIARALAIKPKILLMDEPCSALDPIATIKVEELIHSLRSELTIAIVTHNMQQATRVSDFTAFFSTDESRIGQMVEFGVTTQIFSNPIDSRTRDYVSGRFG comes from the coding sequence ATGAATCAATTAACCCCAGCTATCAAAGTCAAAAACCTCAGCTTTTATTACAACACCTCAAAAGCAATTGAAGGGATATCTCTAGATGTTTACCAAAATCATGTCACCGCAATTATTGGCCCTAGCGGTTGTGGTAAATCTACCTTTATCAAAACCCTCAATCGCATCAGTGAATTAGAAGGCCCAGTGAAAGTGGAAGGTAAGGTGGAGTTTTATGGTCAAAATATCTATGACCCCCGTGTCAATATCAACAAACTCCGCCGTCAAATAGGCATGGTATTTCAAAGACCAAACCCTTTCCCCATGAGTATTTATGAAAATGTCGCCTACGGTGTGAGAATCTCCGCTAGACTACCCCAAGCCGATTTAGATGAAGTTGTCGAATCTGCTCTCAAAGGTGCGGCTCTCTGGAATGAAGTTAAAGATAAGTTGAATAAATCAGCCTTGGGACTTTCTGGAGGGCAACAACAAAGGCTTTGTATCGCTAGGGCTTTAGCTATCAAGCCCAAAATTTTGTTGATGGATGAACCTTGTTCAGCCCTTGACCCCATCGCCACCATCAAAGTTGAAGAGCTAATTCATAGTTTACGCTCAGAATTGACCATTGCGATCGTGACTCACAATATGCAGCAAGCAACTCGCGTATCTGATTTTACTGCTTTCTTCAGCACCGATGAAAGCCGTATTGGACAAATGGTTGAGTTTGGTGTGACGACTCAAATCTTTAGCAATCCCATCGATTCCCGTACCCGTGACTACGTTTCCGGACGTTTCGGTTAA
- the crtD gene encoding C-3',4' desaturase CrtD codes for MSSILVNQSKPRVVVIGAGIGGLTAGALLARRGYSVLVLDQAIVPGGCASTFKRQGFTFDVGATQVAGLEPGGIHHRIFSELEIDLPDATPCDPACAVYLPGENTPINVWRDLQKWQEERQRQFPGSEPFWQLMATLFDASWEFQGRDPVLPPRNLWDLWQLTQAVRPSTLVTVPFTLFTVGDALRLCGLGNDRRLRTFLDLQLKLYSQVNAEETALLYAATALSVSQLPQGLFHLQGSMQVLSDRLVEALERDGGKLLMRHTVEQIKVEHGKASGVVIRNQKTGEVWTEAPDHVVANVTVQNLVQLLGEQAPSGYKQRVEKLPPASGAFVVYLGVDASAIPPECPPHLQFLYDADGVIGENNSLFVSVSHAGDGRAPDGQATIIASSFVDPEQWWNTEDYPGLKQQYTQEAIAKLAQYFYLKPETIVYQEAATPRSFAHYTGRDRGIVGGIGQRIPTFGPFGFANRTPINHLWLVGDSTHPGEGTAGVSYSALTVVRQIAAQS; via the coding sequence ATGTCTAGTATTTTGGTTAATCAAAGTAAACCTCGTGTAGTCGTCATCGGTGCGGGGATTGGTGGGCTGACGGCTGGTGCATTGTTAGCGCGTCGTGGTTATAGTGTCTTAGTTTTAGACCAAGCCATTGTTCCAGGAGGTTGTGCTTCTACCTTTAAACGTCAGGGATTTACCTTTGATGTGGGGGCGACTCAAGTGGCTGGTTTAGAACCAGGGGGGATTCATCACCGTATATTTTCAGAACTAGAAATCGATTTACCAGATGCAACGCCTTGTGACCCAGCTTGTGCTGTATATTTACCTGGGGAAAATACACCGATTAATGTATGGCGTGATCTGCAAAAATGGCAAGAGGAACGACAAAGACAATTTCCTGGTAGTGAGCCATTTTGGCAACTCATGGCGACTTTATTTGATGCTAGTTGGGAATTTCAAGGACGTGATCCAGTTTTACCACCGCGTAATTTGTGGGATTTGTGGCAACTAACTCAAGCAGTGCGTCCCAGTACGTTAGTTACTGTACCATTTACCTTATTTACGGTGGGTGACGCTTTAAGATTGTGTGGGTTGGGAAATGATAGACGATTGCGGACATTTTTAGATTTGCAGCTCAAGTTGTATTCTCAAGTCAACGCTGAGGAAACAGCTTTACTTTATGCGGCGACTGCGTTGAGTGTATCGCAATTGCCCCAAGGATTATTTCATCTGCAAGGTAGTATGCAGGTATTGAGCGATCGCCTAGTCGAAGCATTAGAACGAGATGGTGGTAAATTATTAATGCGCCACACTGTCGAACAGATCAAAGTAGAGCATGGCAAAGCCTCTGGTGTTGTGATTAGAAACCAGAAAACCGGGGAAGTGTGGACAGAAGCGCCTGATCATGTAGTTGCTAACGTGACGGTACAAAACTTAGTGCAACTATTGGGAGAACAAGCCCCATCAGGTTATAAACAACGTGTGGAAAAATTACCCCCAGCATCAGGGGCATTTGTGGTTTACTTGGGTGTAGATGCAAGTGCGATTCCACCAGAGTGTCCCCCTCACCTACAATTTTTGTATGATGCCGATGGCGTGATTGGGGAAAATAACTCTTTGTTTGTTTCCGTCAGTCATGCAGGTGATGGACGCGCCCCAGATGGACAAGCGACAATTATTGCCTCATCCTTTGTAGACCCCGAACAATGGTGGAATACTGAAGATTATCCAGGATTGAAACAGCAGTACACTCAAGAAGCGATCGCCAAATTAGCCCAATATTTTTATCTCAAACCAGAAACCATAGTTTATCAAGAAGCAGCCACACCTCGAAGTTTTGCTCATTACACAGGACGCGATCGCGGTATCGTTGGTGGTATTGGTCAAAGAATCCCGACTTTTGGCCCCTTCGGTTTTGCCAACCGGACACCCATCAATCATTTGTGGCTAGTTGGCGACTCCACCCATCCAGGAGAAGGAACAGCCGGGGTAAGTTACTCAGCTTTGACAGTGGTGAGACAAATTGCAGCGCAATCTTAA
- the pstS gene encoding phosphate ABC transporter substrate-binding protein PstS, with protein MNLSTTVFQRVFTTAVVTSAVAISPIFTAIAQAQTLNGAGATFPAPLYERYAREVKKKHPGLSINYQAIGSGGGIRQTIAGTVDFGGSDAAMKDEEIAKVKNGVILVPTAGGAVSVVYNVPGVNNLRLSRGTLPAIFSGQITNWSDAKIKADNPGVNLPNQPIRFVVRADGSGTTFIFTNHLSAISAYFKGRIGANTAPKWTLPNVLKGKGNPGVAALVARTPGSIGYVEYAYAAKNNLKSAQIQNKKGEFVSPSLQSANAALSTVSFPSNYRVFVGDPGQGYPIVGLTWMMVYKQYANAAKAEAVKKWINWVLKDGQQFNDDLNYTRIPADVANRVLQTVNSTVK; from the coding sequence ATGAATCTTTCGACTACCGTTTTTCAACGTGTATTCACTACAGCTGTGGTAACATCTGCTGTGGCAATTAGCCCAATTTTTACAGCGATCGCTCAAGCTCAAACTCTCAACGGCGCAGGGGCAACTTTTCCGGCTCCACTATACGAACGGTATGCTCGTGAAGTTAAAAAGAAGCATCCAGGATTGAGCATCAATTACCAAGCAATTGGTAGTGGTGGTGGTATTCGCCAAACAATTGCTGGGACTGTTGACTTTGGTGGTAGTGATGCGGCAATGAAAGATGAGGAAATCGCTAAAGTTAAAAATGGTGTCATCTTAGTTCCCACCGCAGGCGGTGCAGTTTCCGTTGTTTACAATGTTCCGGGTGTCAATAATCTCAGATTGTCCCGTGGTACACTACCAGCAATTTTTTCTGGACAAATCACTAACTGGAGTGATGCCAAAATTAAAGCCGACAACCCTGGTGTGAATCTACCCAACCAACCAATTAGATTTGTTGTCCGCGCAGATGGTAGTGGTACAACTTTCATTTTTACAAATCACTTGAGTGCAATCAGTGCTTACTTCAAGGGCAGAATTGGCGCTAACACTGCTCCCAAATGGACTTTACCTAACGTTCTTAAAGGTAAAGGTAACCCTGGTGTAGCTGCTTTAGTAGCGCGGACTCCTGGCTCTATTGGTTATGTTGAGTATGCTTATGCTGCCAAGAATAACCTCAAGTCCGCACAGATCCAAAACAAAAAAGGTGAATTTGTTAGCCCTTCTTTACAATCTGCTAACGCTGCTTTATCAACAGTATCTTTCCCCAGCAACTACCGTGTATTTGTTGGTGATCCCGGACAAGGCTATCCCATTGTTGGTTTGACCTGGATGATGGTTTATAAACAGTATGCTAACGCTGCTAAAGCTGAAGCTGTGAAAAAATGGATTAACTGGGTTTTAAAAGACGGTCAACAATTTAATGACGACTTAAATTACACTAGAATTCCGGCTGATGTAGCCAACCGAGTATTGCAAACAGTCAATAGCACTGTCAAATAA
- a CDS encoding M61 family metallopeptidase, producing MTEATAPRIDIGVQETVPTINYLVAMPQPETHLFEVSLQIVNYSSPILDLKMPVWTPGSYLVREYAKNLQDFTALAGDEVLPWRKISKNHWQINKGDASVVTVRYRIFANELSVRTNHLDSTHGYFNGAALFLRLPGWESLPIHVTILPPHPQWQVTTALPRVGEQSYTFYAADFDTLVDSPFEIGEHQSYHFEVLGKPHELAIWGQGNFQVPQLIADIQKIIQVQAQMFGGLPYERYLFLLHLFAQAYGGLEHKNSCSLIYQRFGFRTQDKYERFLQLVAHEFFHLWNVKRIRPQALEVFNYDQENYTPSLWFCEGTTSYYDLLIPLRAGIYDAKAYLNYWSKEITRLLTTPGRKVQTLSESSFDAWIKLYRPDTNTGNSQISYYLKGEMVSLLLDLLIRARHRNQRSLDDVMRQMWQRFGQAEIGYTSEQLQGVFESVAGVDLTDFFELYIDGTEELPFNHYLEPFGLHLVTEREEEPYLGIKVNTENGRENIKFVEVGSPAQLAGIDAGDELLAIAGIKITAHQLSDRLKDYQPNDPIEVTVFHQDELRTYSVTLGTPRPTKYQLLAVQNPNPTQQENFAGWLGASISTVS from the coding sequence ATGACTGAAGCAACAGCACCTCGTATCGATATTGGCGTTCAGGAAACCGTGCCGACTATTAATTACCTGGTGGCAATGCCCCAACCAGAGACGCATCTATTTGAGGTGAGTTTGCAAATTGTAAACTACTCATCACCAATTCTTGACTTAAAAATGCCGGTGTGGACACCAGGATCATATTTGGTGCGAGAGTACGCCAAAAATTTACAAGACTTCACAGCTTTAGCTGGTGATGAAGTTTTACCTTGGCGGAAAATCAGTAAAAACCATTGGCAGATTAACAAGGGTGATGCCTCAGTAGTGACAGTGCGTTATCGCATTTTTGCAAATGAACTCTCAGTACGGACAAATCACCTAGACAGTACTCACGGTTATTTTAATGGGGCTGCACTATTTTTGCGACTTCCTGGATGGGAGAGCCTACCAATTCACGTGACCATCTTACCACCACATCCCCAGTGGCAAGTGACTACTGCTCTACCAAGAGTTGGTGAACAATCTTATACTTTTTATGCTGCCGATTTTGATACGTTGGTAGACAGTCCGTTTGAGATTGGCGAACACCAGTCATATCACTTTGAAGTGTTGGGCAAACCTCACGAACTGGCAATTTGGGGACAGGGAAATTTTCAAGTACCACAGCTAATTGCTGATATCCAGAAGATTATACAAGTGCAAGCGCAGATGTTTGGCGGCTTGCCTTATGAGCGATATCTGTTTCTGCTGCATTTGTTTGCTCAAGCTTATGGCGGTTTGGAGCATAAAAACAGTTGCTCTTTGATTTATCAGCGTTTTGGATTTCGCACCCAGGATAAGTACGAACGCTTTCTTCAACTGGTAGCACATGAATTCTTTCACTTGTGGAATGTCAAGCGCATTCGCCCTCAAGCCTTAGAGGTGTTTAATTATGATCAAGAAAATTACACACCATCTCTGTGGTTTTGCGAGGGGACAACGAGTTATTATGATTTACTGATTCCTCTGAGGGCAGGCATTTACGATGCCAAAGCCTATTTAAATTATTGGAGTAAAGAAATAACTCGGTTACTGACAACACCAGGACGGAAGGTGCAAACACTCTCAGAGTCAAGTTTCGATGCTTGGATTAAACTCTATCGTCCGGATACTAATACTGGGAATTCGCAAATCTCCTATTATTTGAAGGGAGAAATGGTATCTTTGCTGCTAGATTTGCTGATTAGAGCGCGCCATCGTAATCAGCGTTCTCTTGATGATGTGATGCGCCAAATGTGGCAGAGATTCGGACAAGCCGAAATTGGTTATACTTCTGAGCAATTGCAAGGGGTATTTGAATCGGTTGCTGGAGTGGATTTAACAGATTTCTTTGAATTGTACATTGATGGCACTGAGGAATTACCGTTTAATCATTACTTAGAACCATTTGGCTTACATTTAGTGACTGAGAGGGAGGAAGAACCCTACTTAGGCATTAAGGTAAACACGGAAAATGGTCGGGAAAATATTAAATTTGTTGAGGTGGGTTCACCTGCACAACTGGCAGGTATTGATGCTGGTGATGAGTTGTTAGCTATTGCTGGCATCAAAATCACAGCCCATCAGTTGAGCGATCGCCTCAAAGATTATCAACCAAATGATCCGATTGAGGTTACGGTTTTTCATCAAGATGAACTGCGTACGTATTCAGTCACACTGGGAACACCACGCCCTACTAAGTATCAACTATTAGCGGTGCAGAATCCCAACCCGACTCAGCAAGAGAACTTTGCCGGCTGGTTAGGTGCGTCCATTTCTACTGTAAGTTGA
- the pstA gene encoding phosphate ABC transporter permease PstA, with the protein MNSSQPSENDHLLVAELCSPLPTGRLLFTYFMNAIAFAFTGLALVPLVSILWEILARGLKGLRSEMFVKAVIDNGFGNAILGTITIVAIGSLLSIPVGLFTGIYLAEFGQTSITARFVRFIVSIMTGVPSIVVGIFAYGVIVLVTKSFSAIAGGFALATIMLPIIALTTEEALKLIPIDQRLASAALGGTRFQTTFRVVVKAAIPPITTGVLLAVARAAGETAPLIFTALFSLDWSAGLLGPTASLPVLIFNLYNDPDPEKSQLVWTTSIVLLGLVLCISLLSRLATRKKKIK; encoded by the coding sequence ATGAATAGTTCCCAACCATCTGAAAATGATCACCTTTTGGTAGCAGAATTGTGCAGTCCTTTGCCCACAGGCAGACTGCTGTTTACCTATTTCATGAATGCGATCGCTTTTGCATTCACCGGTTTAGCTTTAGTTCCTTTAGTATCGATTCTGTGGGAAATCTTAGCTAGAGGACTAAAGGGATTGCGCTCAGAAATGTTTGTCAAAGCAGTTATTGATAACGGATTTGGCAATGCCATTTTAGGCACTATCACAATTGTCGCCATTGGTTCTCTTCTCAGTATTCCTGTAGGATTATTTACAGGCATATATTTAGCAGAATTTGGTCAAACTTCTATAACGGCTCGTTTCGTGCGCTTCATCGTCAGTATTATGACGGGTGTACCTTCCATCGTGGTAGGGATATTTGCTTATGGTGTGATCGTTTTAGTCACTAAAAGCTTTAGTGCGATCGCTGGGGGTTTTGCCTTAGCCACAATCATGTTACCGATCATTGCCTTAACTACAGAAGAAGCATTAAAACTGATTCCCATCGATCAACGTCTTGCTTCTGCTGCTTTGGGTGGTACACGTTTCCAAACCACTTTTCGTGTGGTTGTTAAAGCTGCTATTCCACCAATCACCACAGGTGTTTTACTCGCCGTAGCTCGTGCAGCTGGTGAAACAGCACCGCTAATTTTCACCGCCTTATTCAGTCTAGATTGGTCAGCCGGATTACTTGGCCCGACAGCTTCCTTACCAGTATTAATTTTTAACCTCTACAACGACCCAGATCCCGAAAAAAGTCAACTAGTCTGGACTACTTCTATAGTTTTACTTGGCTTAGTGTTGTGTATTAGTTTGCTCTCTCGTCTAGCTACTCGTAAGAAAAAGATTAAGTAA
- a CDS encoding Fic family protein: MQSFELNFIERQPINQNLLRTVRLIGEYKGKQELFKEQSPQVLETLRQAAIIQSTESSNRIEGITAPLERIKELVAEKTTPRDRSEQEIAGYRDVLTTIHTSYAHIPFTTGVVLQLHRDLYQFTVIEGGRWKSVDNEISETYPDGRKVVRFQPVPAYRTQDAMHRLHEQFNRLFESEEIEPLLLIPTYILDFLCIHPFSDGNGRMARLLTLLLLYKTGYEVGRFISLERIVERTKESYYDTLYQSSQNWHQGQHSLLPWWEYFLGVMLLSAYREFEQRVGLVSSVKGVKTAMVLDTINNIPGDFSIKDLQERCPTVGIDLIRRILRQERNSGRLECLSRGPDARWCKK; the protein is encoded by the coding sequence ATGCAGTCGTTTGAACTAAACTTTATCGAACGCCAGCCAATTAATCAAAATCTGCTGCGTACCGTCCGGCTCATTGGTGAGTACAAAGGCAAGCAGGAATTGTTCAAAGAACAGTCACCTCAAGTATTGGAGACATTGCGCCAAGCGGCAATAATTCAAAGCACAGAGTCTTCCAATCGAATAGAAGGCATCACAGCGCCTCTAGAACGCATCAAAGAATTAGTCGCTGAAAAAACTACACCCCGCGATCGCTCAGAACAAGAAATTGCTGGCTATCGAGATGTACTTACCACGATTCACACCAGCTATGCTCACATTCCTTTTACTACCGGAGTAGTGTTACAGCTACATCGTGACCTTTACCAATTTACTGTTATTGAGGGTGGACGCTGGAAGTCGGTAGATAATGAGATCAGTGAGACTTACCCAGATGGTAGAAAGGTTGTGAGATTTCAGCCAGTCCCAGCTTATAGGACACAAGATGCAATGCATCGGTTGCATGAACAATTCAACCGCCTCTTTGAGTCTGAAGAAATCGAGCCATTACTGCTCATCCCTACTTATATCTTAGATTTTCTGTGCATCCACCCTTTTAGTGATGGCAATGGACGAATGGCTCGGCTACTAACACTGCTTTTACTATACAAAACAGGTTACGAAGTGGGTCGATTTATTAGCTTGGAACGGATTGTAGAACGTACAAAAGAAAGCTACTACGATACACTTTACCAATCGTCGCAAAACTGGCATCAAGGACAACATAGCTTGCTACCTTGGTGGGAGTATTTTCTAGGTGTAATGCTGCTGTCGGCTTACCGGGAGTTTGAGCAGCGAGTCGGGTTAGTCAGCTCGGTCAAGGGCGTTAAAACAGCTATGGTGCTAGATACTATTAACAATATACCCGGAGATTTTTCTATCAAGGATTTACAGGAACGATGTCCCACTGTAGGAATTGACCTAATTCGCCGCATTCTACGCCAGGAGCGTAATTCCGGGCGGCTGGAATGTTTAAGCCGAGGCCCTGACGCGCGTTGGTGCAAGAAATAG